One part of the Brassica napus cultivar Da-Ae unplaced genomic scaffold, Da-Ae ScsIHWf_1230;HRSCAF=1757, whole genome shotgun sequence genome encodes these proteins:
- the LOC106399224 gene encoding cysteine-rich receptor-like protein kinase 15, whose protein sequence is MSSLASCIFLFLFSFLTTIFPATAESPYFVHHLCRNTTRYSPNSIYSTNLKTLWSSLSSANASYSSGFQNATAGQAPDTVTGLFLCRGDVSPKVCRGCVSLSVKDIEAKCPNQREATIYYDECMLRYSDQDVSSNLTFADAFLMYNDYKTAPKDVDLFEKLASTTMMEAAFEAANSSRYFCTRKAKWIDFKDLFVLVQCTPDLTRDDCLFCLLQSINGLNFESIGSRLLSPSCNSRYELYKFYNETEVNTTILPPPPLASSTTPRPNAGKGGNSNVLAIAILVAIIMALLLSIAGYCFLAKRKKKTSDNAPTFYGDDITTVDSLQLDYRTIQTATNDYSENNKIGQGGFGEVYKGTFLNGTEVAVKRLSKSSGQGETEFKNEVVVVAKLQHRNLVRLMGFSLEREERILVYEYVPNKSLDYFLFDPTKKGQLSWTRRYKIIEGIARGMLYLHQDSRLTIIHRDLKASNILLDADMNPKIAGFGMARIFGMDQTQENTNRIVGTYGYMSPEYVIHGQFSMKSDVYSFGVLVLEIITGRKNSSFYERDGAHNLVTYAWRLWTNKSELDLVDPVIVDTCQMSEVVRCIHIGRLCVQEDPIERPTFSTILMMLISNNVILPVPQQPGFVTQTRPKKDLPDSNQSTMTKSGIWSVGDASGH, encoded by the exons ATGTCTTCTCTTGCCTCTTGCatcttccttttccttttctccttccTCACTACTATCTTCCCAGCTACTGCTGAAAGTCCCTACTTCGTACACCATCTTTGTCGGAATACGACAAGGTATTCACCGAACAGCATTTACTCCACCAATCTCAAAACACTTTGGTCCTCTCTCTCTTCCGCCAACGCCTCATACTCCTCCGGATTCCAAAACGCCACTGCCGGACAAGCCCCGGATACGGTCACCGGACTTTTCCTCTGCCGGGGAGACGTCTCGCCGAAAGTTTGTCGCGGCTGCGTCTCCCTTTCCGTCAAAGATATCGAAGCCAAGTGCCCGAATCAGAGAGAGGCCACTATCTATTACGACGAGTGCATGCTCAGATACTCTGACCAGGATGTTTCCTCGAACCTCACATTCGCTGACGCTTTTTTGATGTATAACGATTACAAAACTGCACCTAAGGATGTAGACCTGTTCGAAAAACTGGCGTCGACCACGATGATGGAAGCTGCCTTTGAAGCGGCGAATAGTTCTCGATATTTCTGTACGAGAAAGGCCAAGTGGATCGACTTCAAGGATTTGTTCGTCCTAGTTCAGTGCACTCCTGATCTGACAAGAGATGACTGTTTGTTCTGTCTGCTACAATCCATAAACGGTTTGAATTTTGAAAGTATTGGCTCAAGACTTCTTTCTCCTAGCTGTAATTCAAGGTACGAGCTTTACAAGTTCTACAACGAAACCGAAGTTAATACAACTATCCTGCCTCCACCACCGCTAGCTTCTTCTACCACTCCACGACCTA ACGCAGGGAAAGGTGGGAACTCAAACGTGTTAGCCATAGCCATCCTTGTGGCTATAATAATGGCTTTGCTACTTTCCATAGCTGGTTATTGTTTCCTTGCAAAGAGGAAAAAGAAGACTTCTGATAATGCACCAACCTTTTATG GAGATGATATAACAACAGTAGACTCGCTGCAACTTGATTATAGAACAATTCAAACTGCAACAAATGATTATTCAGAGAATAACAAGATTGGGCAAGGAGGATTTGGCGAGGTTTACAAG GGTACATTTTTGAATGGGACTGAAGTTGCGGTGAAGAGACTGTCAAAATCATCGGGCCAAGGTGAAACAGAGTTCAAAAAcgaggttgttgttgttgcaaagCTTCAGCACAGAAATTTGGTAAGGCTTATGGGGTTTTCTCTAGAACGAGAAGAAAGGATATTGGTCTACGAATATGTGCCCAACAAAAGCCTTGATTACTTCCTCTTTG ACCCTACAAAGAAGGGTCAGCTATCCTGGACACGGCGATACAAGATCATTGAAGGGATTGCTCGAGGGATGCTATATCTTCATCAAGATTCACGGCTCACAATCATTCACCGTGACCTCAAAGCAAGCAACATCCTCCTGGACGCAGATATGAATCCAAAAATCGCTGGTTTTGGAATGGCAAGGATCTTTGGAATGGACCAAACTCAGGAGAACACAAACAGAATTGTCGGTACCTA CGGTTACATGTCTCCCGAATATGTTATACATGGCCAATTCTCAATGAAATCCGATGTCTATAGCTTTGGAGTGTTAGTTCTTGAGATTATAACTGGTAGGAAGAATAGCAGCTTCTACGAGAGAGACGGTGCACATAACTTGGTCACATAT GCTTGGAGACTGTGGACTAATAAATCAGAGTTAGATCTTGTGGATCCAGTTATAGTAGATACTTGCCAAATGAGTGAAGTGGTTCGATGCATCCATATCGGTCGTTTATGTGTTCAAGAAGATCCTATAGAGCGTccgaccttttcaaccattttGATGATGCTCATAAGTAACAATGTGATTTTACCAGTGCCTCAACAACCAGGGTTTGTCACTCAGACTAGACCGAAAAAAGATCTGCCTGATTCGAATCAATCTACGATGACCAAGTCTGGTATATGGTCTGTTGGTGATGCGTCTGGTCACTGA